The Prosthecobacter algae genome includes the window TGGGCGGGGGCGGGCCGGGTGAGCATGCTGCCTGCATGGGGCGTGCCCTGGGGGGCGGCAGCGGGGTGGGGGCTGACGCTGGGCGGGGTGCTGAGGGGGCTGGTGAGGGGCCGCAAGGGGGCGGGCATGGCGGCGGCAGCGGGCGGGTGGCCGACGATGCGGGGCATGCGAATGAGCTCGGCCAGGGCGCGGAGGAGCTCGCGCCGTTTGGCGGGTTTGCTGAGCTTGATGAAGCGGGTGTAGCCGGGGGGGGCGAATTGGTCGCGCAGCTTCCAGAGGGTGAGGGGGAGCAGAAGGAGGATGCCGGTGCCCTGGGTGGCGGCGGCCTGCATGTAGGGGGCGGCGGTGGCGGGGGTGTGGTCGCTGGCGTCGAAGATGAAGACGGGGGTGTCGCCAAGTTCGCGGGCGAGGGCGGTGGCGGCGGGAAGGGTGGGCAGCGGGAGGGTGGCGGTGCCCCACTGCTGGAGGGTCTGCTGGAGGATCTGCTGGGTGGTGGTGTGGGGACTGTGGTAGGTGATGCGGCGGTCTTTGATGCTGTCGAGCCAGGTGTATTCTTCTTCGCGGCCGGCTTCGTCCTGGGCGACGCGGAGGGGGAGCTCGAAGAAGAAGTCGGAGCCGTGGTTTTCTTCGCTGATGACGCTGATTTCGCCACCCATGAGGCGGCAGAGCTTGCGGCAGATGGCGAGGCCGAGGCCGGTACCGCCGTATTTGCGGGTGGTGGAGGTATCGGCCTGGGTGAAGGCCTGGAAGAGGGAGCCGAGCTTGTCTGCGGGGATGCCGATGCCGGTATCGCGGACGGAGAAGTGGAGGTGGGGGAGATCGCCATGGGGGGTCTGGCGGCTGACCTGGCGGGCGAGGATGAGGATTTCGCCTTTTTCGGTGAATTTGATGGCGTTGCCGACGAGGTTGACGAGGACTTGTTTGATGCGCTGGAAGTCGCCCCGGAACATGCGGGGGAGGGCGGGATCCATGTGGAAGTTGATTTCGACCTGCTTTTCGGCGGCGCGGTAGGAGAAGACGTCGGCGACTTCGGCGAGGAGTTTTTCGAGGTCCACGGGGATGTCCTCGATCTCCATTTTGGCGGATTCGATTTTGGAGAAGTCAAGGATGTCGTTGATGAGGTGGAGGAGGGATTCGCCGCTGCTGCGGATCATGCGGACGAGTTCTTCCTGCTCGTGGTCGAGGCCCATCTCGATGAGGAGGGAGGTGGTGCCGATGATGCCGTTCATGGGGGTGCGGATCTCGTGGCTCATGTTGGCGAGGAAGTCGCCTTTGGCGGCGGTGGCGACTTCGGCCTGTTTGCGGGCGGCCTGGAATTCGCCGATGAGCTGCTGGCGGCGGGATTCTTCCTGCTGGAAGGCGGAGATGGCGGTGTTGAACTGGGCCTGGAGGGCATCGAGGTCATCCCGCCCGGTGGCGGGGAGGCGGTGGCTGAGGTTGCCCTCACTGAGGGCGTGGAAGCCGCCGTGGAGGGCGCGAGTTTTACGGGTGATGCTGCGACCGACGAGGTAGAAGCCGAGGATGGCGGGGATGAGGCCGAGGCAGGCGCCGACGAGGGGCACCATGAGGCGTGGGAGGGTGAGGAGGTGGCGGAAGTGGACGCGGGGCTGGCGGGCGATGATGACGCCGGAGATGCGGCCGTCTGCGGTGGTGAGGGGGGCACCGGCGAGGAGCCAGCCGGGGGCCTCGAAAATCTGGCGCGGGTGCGCGGGGGTGGAGTGGCCGATGACGATGGTGGAGCCGGCCATGACGCGGTAAATGACGTCCTGGAGCTGGGGGGTGGCGGGCTCGGTGGGCTGGAGGCGGAGGGGGGTCTCGTGAATGACGATGGCGGGGGCCGTATCCACAGGGGTGGTGGCGGCGGGGGTGGGCAGGGCCAGCTCCACCCGGAGGCCGAGATCCTGGATGAAGGGGGGGACATCCACGACCTGGAGCCGCATTTTAAGGTGGGTGATGGCCTCCTGCGGGAGGGTGGTGAGGCCGGTGAGGTTTTCTGCGCCGTGGCCCTGGGCGCGCAGCTCTGCCTGGGCGGCCTGGGCGATGGAGCCGAGGTAGGAGCGCTGCACCATGCGGAGGACCTGGAAATCCTGCCAGAGGAAGGCAAAGGCGGTGACGCAGACGGCGATGACGACGGCGAGGAGGCCGAGCGCCATGAAGCGCGCGGAGATGGAGAAGCGGAGCTTCATGCGCTTTCGTGATTGGCGCGGTCGCGCAGGAGGCCGCGGCGGACGGTGGCCACGAGGTGCTCGAGGGTGTAGGGCTTTTGCAGGACGTCGGTAAAGCCGATGGCCTGGCAGAGATCGCGCGCGTCTTCCTGGAAGTAGCCGCTACAGGCGATGACGGGGAGGTCGGGGTCGAGCTTTTGGAGCTCATCCATGACCTCAAAGCCGGAGAGACCGCCAGGCATGGTGAGATCCAGCACGACGCAGGAGAAGCGGTCGGGGGTGTCGAGGGATTCGGCGAAGAGCTGGAGGGCCTGGCTGCCGCATTCGCAGACTTCGACGTCCATGCTGTGGGCATTGAGGATGGCCTTGGCGACGGCGAGCATCTGGGGCTCGTCATCCACGACGAGGATGCGCCCATGGGAGCGATTGAGGGAGGCGGTGGAAGGAGTGTACATGGCGGGAGCGGGACTGGATGAGTGGATGAGGGGGAAAGGGGAAAAAAAAATCAGGCGGCGGTGTAGGCGAGGCACTTGATCTCATCGAGGCTGGTGTGGCCCGCGATGACCTGCATGAGGCCTTCCTGGTAGAGGGAGAAGAAGCCGTTTTTGAAGGCGCAGGCGCGGAGGGCGGACATGGGGGCAGCTTCCTCAATGAGGTCGCGCAGCTCGGAGCTGACTTCGCAGAGCTCCATGAGGGCGACGCGGCCGGAGTAGCCGGTGCCGTGGCATTCCTGGCAGCCGACGGGGCTGTAGATGGGCTGGGTGAGGGGCTGGGTGATGACGGCCTGTTTGGCCATGAGTTCCTGCACATCCGGCGGGACGGCCATGGGGCGCTTGCAGTAGCTGCAGAGGCGGCGGACGAGGCGCTGGGCCTGGGAGAGGGCGAGGGAGTCTGCGAGGAGGTATTTTTCCACGCCCATGCTCATGAGACGGGAGACGGCGCGGAGGCTGTCATTGGCGTGGAGGGTGGTGAGGACAAGGTGGCCGGTGAGGGCGGCATTGACGGCGGCATTGGCGGTCTCGGCATCGCGGGATTCCCCGATGAGGATGATGTCTGGGTCAGCACGGAGGAGGGAGCGGAGGCCATTGGCGAAGTCGAGCCCGACGGTGTGGTTCGTCTGGGTCTGGTTGATGCCCTCCACCTCGTATTCGATGGGGTCTTCGATGGTCTGGATGTTGACGCCGTCGTCATTGACGCTGTTGAGGAGGGCGTAGAGGGTGGTGGTCTTGCCGGAGCCGGTGGGGCCGGTGACGAGGACGAGGCCCTGGTCCCGCGTCATGGTGCGGTTGAGGATGTCGATCTGGCGCTGACCGAGATTGAAGTCGGAGAGGCGTTTGACGCCGTCCTGCTTGTCCAAAAAGCGCATGATGACTTTCTGGAATTCGCGGCGGGTGGGCACGGCGGCGACACGGACATCCAGCCGACGGCGGCCGATGCTGAGGCCAAAGCGGCCGTCCTGGCACTCCTGCCGGTTTTGGTTCATCCCGGCGTAGTTTTTCAGCAGGGCGACGAAGCGATTGAGGTGGATCTCCGGCGCGGTGAGGATGGTCTTCATGTTCCCGTCGATGCGGGCACGGAAGCGAGCGAGGTTGTAGAATTTTTCGAGGTGAAGATCTGAGGCGCGGCAGCGGATGGCGGTGAAGAGAGCCCACTGGACGAGCTCCTCCGCCGTGTGATTGGGGCTGGAGGGATTGATGCGGGCCATGTCCTCGGCCATGATGTCCACCACGCCTTCATTGCCGCTGACGGAGGCGGTGAGGGTGGACTTATCCATGCGGGCGATGCCGCTGGGATCGAAGGTGGCGCCAGCGCGGTTGATGGCATCGCGGATGGCGGCGGGATCTGCCAGGACGGGGATGATCTTGACGGCAGAGTTGCCCATGGAGAGCCACTCGTCCTCAAAGGCGTAACAGTCGGCATGCTCCGTGAGGAGGAAGACGGCGTTTTTACCGATGTAAAGGGGATAGACGGTGTGGCGCTCTAGCAGCGGGAGGGGGAAGAAGGTCTGGCGCTGGGCCTCGCTGGCGGCGAAGCAGAGGGTGCGGCCGCCGCTGACGAGGTGCTGGAGGGCGGGCCCGAGATTGCGCTGGACGGAGTTGAAGTGGGTGGGCTCCAGCGTGGAGTGCTTTTCCTTCTGGCTTTCGAAGAAGCCGCGCATCTTGGTGACCTCGGCGGGGTCATAAGGGTAGTGCTCCATGAGCCAGTCGAAGGTGCCTTCGAGGCCCAGTTCTGGGAAGCGCGGGGGCTGGACGTTTTCGAGGGCGTTTTGCTGGGCGATGGGGAGCTGGCCGAAACGCTGGACGAGGTCTTTGCGGGTCTTTTGATACTGATCTGCGCTGATGAGGACGCGGATGGTGAGGAAGCTGGGCACCCCCCAGTTATCCCCTGCCCTGGGATTGTGATGGGCCATGACGAGCAGGGGGCCGACCATGGTGACGGGCAGCCAGGGATCGGCCACGTAGGGGACGCGGCCCAGCCTGCGGACGATGCGCTCGGCCTCGGGGGAGCAGGACTCGCGCAGGAGGGTGATGGGGAGGAGATTGTACTGGAGGGCCATGCCCTCGATGGAGAGGATGGCGGCGGCTTTCGCGTCGATTGTCGCGGTAGGTAGATTACTCGCTTCCCCAAAGGATTGTGGAGTAAGGGTGGCCGGGGGAAGGAGATTCGCAGACATGAGCGAGAAAGGGGGGAATGGGCAGATCAGCGGCTGCCGTATTGGTAGTTGTCCGGGAAATCGAACGGCTGGGTGAAGTCCGCCGCCTCGAAGTCCATGCGCAGGCCGGTGCCGGGCTGGCCGGCGGGGATGAGCTCGAAAAGGCGACCATTCCAGCGGAAGCGGAAGTCGCCCTCATCGGAGGATTTGCCCGGATTGTACTCGGGCGGGAGGTAGGGGGCGCCGATGCGGGCGCGGGCAGGATCGGAATCGCGGAACTGGAGGTCGCGGAGGACGACGAGCTCGTCAGTGGTGCTGGCGTTGCTGGGGGGGAAGTACATTTCCCGGTTGGCGGTGGCCCAGATGTGGAGGGCGGAGTTCAGCATTTCCAGGCGGCTTTTGGCCAGGGCCTCTTTGCTGGCACCATAGCTGCCCTGGATCATGACGATGACCATGCCGGAGAGGATGCCGATGATGGAGATGACGACGACCAGCTCTGTCACAGAGAAACCTGCCCGGCGGCGCAGGGGGCGCAGCGTGGCAGGTGGGCAGAGATGGGGGCTGTTCCGGGGCCGGGTCATGGGAACACGGGGCTCAGTACTCGATCTTGACGTTGCCGGGGCCGAGGAGCTCGGCCTTTTTCATGCTGGTGAGGGCGTTGTCGAACTTGATGGTGTAATCCGCCGGCATGTAGAGGGTGAGGTTGTCCTCCGCGAAGCTGATGAAGTCTTTGAGCAGGAGGTAGCGGGCGGCGGGCGTGGTGCTGTTGCTCCAGAGGAGGGAGGCCTCGGTGCGGCCTTTGACCTGGATGAAGGTGGCCTGGGCGAGGTTCAGTGCCTCGGCACGGGTGATGGCCAGATTGCGCTCGCTCTCCCCGCGCATGCGGGTGATGGAGGGGATGGCCATGAAGGCGATGATGCCGATGATGGAGACGCAGGCCATCATTTCGACCAGGGAAAAACCGCGCTGGAGGCGATGCCAGGCGCGGTGGGCAGGATGAAAGAGGGACATAGGTTTTTTTGAGAAAAAAGGGTGGCCTCATTCATCCATGAGGATGACGCGGGGCTCCTCCCCGGCGGCCCAATCTGGCAGGGTGAGGTATTGGCGGGCACCTTCGAGGGCGGCGGAGGTGAGGCGGTCTGAGCCGAAGCTGTAGCCGTCGAAATGGGTGATGGTGGCCTCATCCAGGAAACCGGTACGGGCGAGGGTATCGCTGCCGGTGGCAGTGGGTTTGAGCTTTTCAAACCGGGCCTTGGTGGTGGCGAGGTTGTTGTAAATGCGGCGGATGGCCTCCATGGACTGGACCTGGGAGGTCTTGACACCGCCGGGGCTGGTGACGCGGGCCTGGGAGAGCACCCAGGCATTGAGGGCCTCTTGCACGGCGGCCTGCTGCTGGCGGGCCATGATGCGGTTGGCATCGCGGGCACCGTTGGAAATGGCCGTGACAGCCAGGGATGCCATGATTCCGATAATGGCGATGGTGAATACAGCCTCCACAAACGTGAAGCCTTTTCTGAGGTGACTTGAAGGGGTCATTTCTCTTAAAAAGTAGTAGGGACTGTCGAAACTAAAATCCGCCGGGGAGGTGAAATCCCCGGCGGATCTAAGGTGTGCCCGGTTTCGTCAACCCATGATCGGGAGATCAGGAGATGGCGTCCAGAACCTGGAGCCGGGCGGGTGCCATGAGGCGGGGATTAGCCGTCGTCTTTGGCGATGTATTTGACCTGCTTGTTGGTGTTGTCCCACTCGATGTAGGTCAGCACTGCATTTTCTTCTTCGTCGTCGATGTTACCAACGGTGAAGACCTTGTCCTTGAAAGGACCGGAAGGTGGGAAGACGTCATCGGTCTGGGCGTCGGCGAGGACTTCAGCCTTGGTGGACCAGTCTGGCACATAACCGGCGGCGATGGCGGCGTTCATCACGGAAGCGACGGACTGGGCGTTGCGCTGGGCGGTGGCGTCCTTGGCACTGGCGTTGATGCTGCCGATGTTAGGGATGGCGATGGCGGCGATGATGCCGATGATGGCGATCACGACGAGCATTTCCACGAGGGAAAAGCCAGCCTTCAGGGAGGAGTTCAGTTTAACTTTTTTCATAGTCGTTGTTGTTTCTGTTTGGGCTGTTGGATTTCGTTGTCTTCCCAACGGAAGCCGTGTGACGGGCTTCGTGCTCGGAATATGGTATTTATAACCTTATCCGTAATTTCGCGCAATATGAATTTTCATAATTTTCACAAAAAGCTGACAACTTTTTTATGCAGTTGGTCGCAAGCGTGCGTCGCGAGGCCTGCATTCATTCAATGTCGGTCTGGGGGAGGAGTCCAGCCCAGGACGAAATCCACGGGCCCTTCAGGCCCCTGGGCACTGAGGGGACTGCGAGCCTGCTTTCCGCTCAAGGTAGCCCGCTCAGTCCCTGAGCGGACAGCAACGCCGATAGCTAACCAACGTTGATTCAAAAAAAGCTCAGTACCAGCCCCGACCGATCTCACCTGGAAACGAGCCTCCGAGGGGACTGCGAGCCTGCTATCCGCCAAAGGTAGCCCGCTCAGTCCCTGAGCGGACAGCAACGCCGATAGCTAACCAACGTTGATTCAAAAAAGCGCTCAGTACCAGCCCCGACCGATCTCACCTGGAAACGAGCCTCCGGGGTGACTGCGAGCCTGCTATCCGCCAAAGGTAGCCCGCTCAGTCCCTGAGCGGGCTACTTTCGTGAGGGCTACCTGGTGCGGGCGACTTTTCTGTGGTGGGGGTCCCCTGCCCTTTGGCGGGTCATCCGAGGGCGGATGTTGGTCATTTCGATACTGAGGTCCTGCCTTGCATCGGGCGCGGGCCTGCCTTGACTCTGGGCCTTCTATGCAACCAACCATTCAGATTGCTCTTGTCGGTGCCGGGATGTTCGGCGGGGATGTCCACCTGCGGGCCTATGCGGACCTGCAACGCTTTGGCATTGCGGGGCAACTGGCGCGCGTGGGGCTGGACAAACATGCGCGGGATCTGGCCCCGGTGAAGTTTGACCTGGTGGCGGTGGCGACGCGGTCTGAGAAGTCGGCCCTGAAATCGGCAGCGGCTTTTAATGAATGGACGGGGCATGAGCCGAAGGCCTACTTTGGCGATGCGCCGTGGGATGATATTTTGCGGGATTTCCCAGACCTGGATGTGCTGGCGGTCGCGACGCCGGATCACCTGCACACGCAGCCCATTTTGGCCGCGCTGGCCAAGGGGGTGCATGTGCTGACGGAGAAGCCGATGTGCCTGAGCACGCATGAGTCCGATGACATCATCGCGGCGGCGAAGGCGAAGAACTGCATCGTGGCGGTGGACATGCACAAGCGGTATGACCCGGACCATCTGCGCATCCGCGATGACATCCAGAACCGCATCGGTGCGCCGCTGTATGGCACGGCGTATCTGGAGGAGCCGCTGGAGGTGAGCACGAGCACGTTCAAGTGGGTGGAGTCTTCCGATCCTTTTAGTTATGTCGGTCCCCATTGGACGGACCTGATCTGGAGCTACTACAAATCGAAGCCGGTGAGTCTGACGGCGGTGGGGCAGAAGAAGCGGCTGATCCGCGATGGCATCAATGCCTACGATGCGGTGCAGGTGCGGGTGGACTTTGAAAACGGGATGAGCATCAACTTCCACAACAACTGGGTGACGCCGGCGGACTTTGAAGGGCCGGTGAACCAGGGGCACGAGATCGTGGGCGCGGATGGCAAGGTGGAAAGCGACCAGCAGTACCGTGGCTTTCGCTGGTGGAACCAAGGCGGTGGCTCCCGCACGAGCAACAACCATTTCACCCGCGATGTGGCGCGCCCGGACGGGACGAAGGGCTACATCGGCTACGGGGTGGACAGCCTGACGGTGGGCCTGGTGGCGGTGTGCCGCGTGAAATTTGCCGGGGAGAGCCGGGATGCGGTGGCGGACCTATACCCGACGGCGGAGGAGGCGCGCATCACCTGTGCGCTGGTGGATGCGGCGGCACGGGTGCGCGACCTGAACTTTAAGTACCTGAACGAGGGCAAGGGCGCGACGGTGACGGCCCGCTTTGGCGCGGACGGCATCACAATCGTGGATGCGAACCGCATCGCGGAAGGACCTGAGGCGGTGTTTGAGAAGATCTATGACAAGGCGCTTTGAGGGGAGCTGAGGGTTGCTGGGTTGATGGTGATAGATGAGATGGGGCTTGTGGGTCTTGGGTGACTTGCAGGCCCTGTTTTTTGGGTTTGGGGGTGTGGGGCGGACGGGGATTCCTGGGATTTTTTAGACAGGATTGCAGGATTGGCAGGATTAACAGGAAGTGTGGTGAGGTGGTGGATGAATTTTCAACCACGGAAGATTCGGAAGGCACGGAAGGTGAGGATGACGGGGAGGGTCCCAAGGAGGGGGAAGGTAGAGGGCGTAGCTGCGCCCGCCAGGGCGTGGGGATGGGGAAGCTCGAGGGGGTAAGAGCTTTCGAGGCGGGCCACCCGCTGGCGCGGGCAGCTACGGGGGGTAGCTGCGCCCGCCAGGGCGTGGGGATGGGGAAGCTCGAGGGGGTGAGAGCTTTCGAGGCAGGCCACCCGCTGGCGCGGGCAGCTACGGGGGGTAGCTGCGCCCGCCAGGGCGTGGGGTTTGGGGGATCCCGAAGGAGTGAGAGCTTTCGAGGCGGGCCACCCGCTGGCGCGGGCAGCTACGGGGGGTAGCTGCGCCCGCCAGGGCGTGGGGTTTAGGGAGGGGCGTGGGGGTGAGAGCTTTCGAGGCTGGCCACCCGCTGGCGCGGGCAGCTACGGGGGGTAGCTGCGCCCGCCAGGGCGTGGGGATTGGGGAAGCCTCGAGGGGGTAAGAGCTTTCGAGGCGGGCCACCCGCTGGCGCGGGCAGCTACGGGGGGGTAGCTGCGCCCGCCAGGGCGTGGGGTTTGGGAGGGAAGCTCGGGGATGGGGGGCGCGGACGGAGGCTTCCAGCGTCCTTTCAGGACGCGACCTTAATTGACATCGTTTGTTAAATTGTGGTCCGGTGGTTCTCGGTGGCTGCGCCACCTTCACCACCGGCTACGTTCCTGGCTCCCTCCGGGAGCCAAGGCCGGGGGCGAGGCAATGAGATGGGCGACGGTTCAGGGGCCAGGACTGGGCAAGTCCCGCTCCTTGGGGAGGGGCGTGGAGAAGCTCGGGGATGTGCGCGCTAAGGGGAAATGGGGTGGGTTTTTGAAAGCGCCATGGGAGTGATGCGATTTCCTAAAGCATCCCATGAGCATCCGTAGTCGCGAATGTGGGGAATGCTGGAGCCTTCGGGCGGAAATTGGGAGCTTTCGGCTTCTCCTGGAACGGTTTTGGGCTTTTCTGGGGATGAGGCTTTTTTGGATACCTCCTGTTTTGGGAGTCCTTTGGGGATGGGTTAAAAATGGTCCAAAAGAGCATTTTGGATCATGGTTATGGTTCATTTTGCATCCATCGGGCATTTTGCCCACAGCAAGTGAGCATCTAAGAATGACAAATGATCAACCTTGGGATTTTTGGGGGCTTCCACCCATGTTGAAACCAACACTGACAACAACACTCCTGATTTTGGCAGGCCTGGCCCCGATCCAGGCGGCTGATCCCACCCCACCTGCGGCTGCGGCTTCTACTGAAACGGCGGAGGCTGAAAAAAAGGCCTCCGAAACGCTGCCTGAGGTGGTGGTGACGGCCACACGAACGGAGCAGGCGGCCATTGCTGCCCCGGCCCAGGTGCGGCAACTGAGTTCGGAACAACTGCAGGAACGCCAGGTGCGCTCCCTGCCGGAGGCCCTGGAGGAACTGCCGGGCGTGATGGTGCAGAAGACGGCGAATGCGCAGGGCTCCCCCTACATCCGTGGTTTCACGGGGTTCCGCAACCTGGCGCTGATCGACGGCATCCGCTTCAATAACTCGACCTTCCGCGACGGGCCTAACCAATATTGGAACACGATTGATTCCTATGCGATCGACCGCATTGAGCTGGTGCCGGGCCAGGGTTCGGTGCTGTATGGCAGCGATGCCATCGGTGGGACGCTGAACCTTTTCACGAAGGGTGCGGACTTCCGCAATGAGCAGGCGGGCTACTTTTTCCACGGTCTGACGGCGTATCGCGGATCCACAGCCGAGGAGAGCAACGTTGGCCGACAGGAGTTCCAGTTCGGTGAAGGGGGCCGCTGGGGCCTGCATCTGGGTGCGAGCTTGAAGTCCTTTGGCGATGTCCACGCAGCGGGCATCGGCGACCAGCCGGAGACGGACTATGATGAGTGGGCCTATGACATGCGCCTGGATGTGGCGCTGGATGCCAACTGGACACTGACGGCGGTGCACCAGCAACTGCGCCAGAACGATGCCTGGCGTACGCACCAGACGCGGAAAGGGATTTCCTGGCAGGGGACAACTGTCGGTAATGACACCAAAAGAGCCTATGATCAGGAGCGCACGCTTTCCTACGTGCGTCTGGAAGGTGAGAAGTTGGAGAATCTGGCAGGATTCATTGATGCCGCGAGCCTGACGGTGTCACTGCAAAGTGCGGATGAGTATGAGCATCGGGTGAGATACGATCAGCCTGCAAATCCCCCAAATCCCGCTCCGGCAGACCGGGTGGATTATTCACAGGTGGAGCTGCGCACGCTGGGCCTGGACCTGCAGTTGCAGAGCGATACGTCCATCGGGCGCTTCATCTACGGGGTGGACTACTACCGTGACTGGGTGAGCACCGGCAGCCAACGCTACCGTCGAAACGGCACGCTGCATTCCAAGGGTGTGCAGGGGCCTGTGGGCGATGATGCCACCTATGACCTTCTGGGTGCCTACCTGAACTATGAAGTGGACCTGGGCTCCCGCGTTCATCTTTTCCTGGGTGGGCGTGAGACCTATGCCCGTGCGGATATCGGCAGCTATCAGGACCCTTCCACCCCGCAGGCGGTGGACTCCTACAGCGATAGCTGGACGAACTTTTCGGCCAGTGGCCGCATCGTGGTGGATCTGGATACGCAGGACCGTTTCAAGGTCTTTGGCGGGATTTCCCAGGGCTTTCGTGCGCCGAACCTATCTGACCTTTCCCGTCTGGACACGGCCCGCAGCAATGAGCGCGAAGTGGGGGCCCCAGGACTGGACCCGGAAAAATACATCAACATGGAGATCGGCCTCAAGGCGGAGACCAAACACTTCAGCGGTAGCCTGAGCTACTTTTACACGGTCATTGATGACATGATCGTCCGCCGCCCTACAGGCGAGGGGACGGGCACGGGCGCCGATCCTTTCATCGTCACAAAAGCCAATGGGGGTGAGGGGCACATGCAGGGCGTGGAACTGGCCGGTGAAGTGCGCTTTGATGACAATTGGTCGGTCTTTGGCCACGTGACCTGGACGGAAGGTGAGGCGGATCAATTTCGCACCAGCGCCCCGACGCAGACCCGAGACTATCTCAGCCGTGTGGTGCCGTGGATGGGCCGCGCTGGGGTGCGCTGGCAGAGCACGGACCGCCGCTTCTGGGGCGAGTTCGTGAGCCTGTCCCACTCGCAGTATGACAACCTGAACGCGGGCGACAAGGCGGACACGCAGCGCACGCCGGAGGATGGCAACCCGAGCTTCAACATCCTGACGGTGCGCGGCGGCTGGCAGATCACCGAGAACATCGGGGTGACGCTGGCGCTGGAGAACCTGCTGGATGAGGAG containing:
- a CDS encoding Gfo/Idh/MocA family oxidoreductase codes for the protein MQPTIQIALVGAGMFGGDVHLRAYADLQRFGIAGQLARVGLDKHARDLAPVKFDLVAVATRSEKSALKSAAAFNEWTGHEPKAYFGDAPWDDILRDFPDLDVLAVATPDHLHTQPILAALAKGVHVLTEKPMCLSTHESDDIIAAAKAKNCIVAVDMHKRYDPDHLRIRDDIQNRIGAPLYGTAYLEEPLEVSTSTFKWVESSDPFSYVGPHWTDLIWSYYKSKPVSLTAVGQKKRLIRDGINAYDAVQVRVDFENGMSINFHNNWVTPADFEGPVNQGHEIVGADGKVESDQQYRGFRWWNQGGGSRTSNNHFTRDVARPDGTKGYIGYGVDSLTVGLVAVCRVKFAGESRDAVADLYPTAEEARITCALVDAAARVRDLNFKYLNEGKGATVTARFGADGITIVDANRIAEGPEAVFEKIYDKAL
- a CDS encoding prepilin-type N-terminal cleavage/methylation domain-containing protein; translated protein: MKKVKLNSSLKAGFSLVEMLVVIAIIGIIAAIAIPNIGSINASAKDATAQRNAQSVASVMNAAIAAGYVPDWSTKAEVLADAQTDDVFPPSGPFKDKVFTVGNIDDEEENAVLTYIEWDNTNKQVKYIAKDDG
- a CDS encoding type II secretion system protein, with product MTPSSHLRKGFTFVEAVFTIAIIGIMASLAVTAISNGARDANRIMARQQQAAVQEALNAWVLSQARVTSPGGVKTSQVQSMEAIRRIYNNLATTKARFEKLKPTATGSDTLARTGFLDEATITHFDGYSFGSDRLTSAALEGARQYLTLPDWAAGEEPRVILMDE
- a CDS encoding ATP-binding protein, translated to MKLRFSISARFMALGLLAVVIAVCVTAFAFLWQDFQVLRMVQRSYLGSIAQAAQAELRAQGHGAENLTGLTTLPQEAITHLKMRLQVVDVPPFIQDLGLRVELALPTPAATTPVDTAPAIVIHETPLRLQPTEPATPQLQDVIYRVMAGSTIVIGHSTPAHPRQIFEAPGWLLAGAPLTTADGRISGVIIARQPRVHFRHLLTLPRLMVPLVGACLGLIPAILGFYLVGRSITRKTRALHGGFHALSEGNLSHRLPATGRDDLDALQAQFNTAISAFQQEESRRQQLIGEFQAARKQAEVATAAKGDFLANMSHEIRTPMNGIIGTTSLLIEMGLDHEQEELVRMIRSSGESLLHLINDILDFSKIESAKMEIEDIPVDLEKLLAEVADVFSYRAAEKQVEINFHMDPALPRMFRGDFQRIKQVLVNLVGNAIKFTEKGEILILARQVSRQTPHGDLPHLHFSVRDTGIGIPADKLGSLFQAFTQADTSTTRKYGGTGLGLAICRKLCRLMGGEISVISEENHGSDFFFELPLRVAQDEAGREEEYTWLDSIKDRRITYHSPHTTTQQILQQTLQQWGTATLPLPTLPAATALARELGDTPVFIFDASDHTPATAAPYMQAAATQGTGILLLLPLTLWKLRDQFAPPGYTRFIKLSKPAKRRELLRALAELIRMPRIVGHPPAAAAMPAPLRPLTSPLSTPPSVSPHPAAAPQGTPHAGSMLTRPAPA
- a CDS encoding type II secretion system protein; this translates as MSLFHPAHRAWHRLQRGFSLVEMMACVSIIGIIAFMAIPSITRMRGESERNLAITRAEALNLAQATFIQVKGRTEASLLWSNSTTPAARYLLLKDFISFAEDNLTLYMPADYTIKFDNALTSMKKAELLGPGNVKIEY
- a CDS encoding type II secretion system protein translates to MTRPRNSPHLCPPATLRPLRRRAGFSVTELVVVISIIGILSGMVIVMIQGSYGASKEALAKSRLEMLNSALHIWATANREMYFPPSNASTTDELVVLRDLQFRDSDPARARIGAPYLPPEYNPGKSSDEGDFRFRWNGRLFELIPAGQPGTGLRMDFEAADFTQPFDFPDNYQYGSR
- a CDS encoding GspE/PulE family protein — encoded protein: MSANLLPPATLTPQSFGEASNLPTATIDAKAAAILSIEGMALQYNLLPITLLRESCSPEAERIVRRLGRVPYVADPWLPVTMVGPLLVMAHHNPRAGDNWGVPSFLTIRVLISADQYQKTRKDLVQRFGQLPIAQQNALENVQPPRFPELGLEGTFDWLMEHYPYDPAEVTKMRGFFESQKEKHSTLEPTHFNSVQRNLGPALQHLVSGGRTLCFAASEAQRQTFFPLPLLERHTVYPLYIGKNAVFLLTEHADCYAFEDEWLSMGNSAVKIIPVLADPAAIRDAINRAGATFDPSGIARMDKSTLTASVSGNEGVVDIMAEDMARINPSSPNHTAEELVQWALFTAIRCRASDLHLEKFYNLARFRARIDGNMKTILTAPEIHLNRFVALLKNYAGMNQNRQECQDGRFGLSIGRRRLDVRVAAVPTRREFQKVIMRFLDKQDGVKRLSDFNLGQRQIDILNRTMTRDQGLVLVTGPTGSGKTTTLYALLNSVNDDGVNIQTIEDPIEYEVEGINQTQTNHTVGLDFANGLRSLLRADPDIILIGESRDAETANAAVNAALTGHLVLTTLHANDSLRAVSRLMSMGVEKYLLADSLALSQAQRLVRRLCSYCKRPMAVPPDVQELMAKQAVITQPLTQPIYSPVGCQECHGTGYSGRVALMELCEVSSELRDLIEEAAPMSALRACAFKNGFFSLYQEGLMQVIAGHTSLDEIKCLAYTAA
- a CDS encoding response regulator — protein: MYTPSTASLNRSHGRILVVDDEPQMLAVAKAILNAHSMDVEVCECGSQALQLFAESLDTPDRFSCVVLDLTMPGGLSGFEVMDELQKLDPDLPVIACSGYFQEDARDLCQAIGFTDVLQKPYTLEHLVATVRRGLLRDRANHESA